From the Paenibacillus tianjinensis genome, the window TGTTCCTTAATCAGGTCATTCAGGCGCTTCAGACGCCCGTTCTTAACCTCCTGCGGAACATTATCCTCCATCGCGGCTGCCGGTGTTCCCTCGCGGGGAGAATAAATGAAGGTATACGCCATATCATAACCTACTTCGCGGACTAGCGACAGCGTCTCTTCAAATTGTTCCTCGGTTTCACCCGGGAAGCCGACGATAATATCGGTCGTCAGCACCGCATTCGGCACACTTGTTTTGATCTTGCGGACCAGGTCCAGATAAGCTTCCCTGGTATATTTACGGCTCATTTTCTTAAGCACCGCCGTACTTCCCGACTGCACCGGCAGATGAATATGCTCTGTCAGATTGCCGCCTTTGCCTAGCACTTCAATCAATCTATCGTCAAAATCACGGGGATGGGAGGTCATGAAGCGGATACGCGGAATATCAATCAGCCGCATGTCATCCATCAGATCCCCGAATGTATAGTCTATGTCAGTAAAATCTTTACCGTATGCGTTCACATTTTGCCCTAGCAGGGTCACTTCCTTGAAACCTAGACGGGCCAGCTCCCGCACTTCGGCAATTACATCCTCCGGCCGGCGGCTTCGCTCCTTGCCTCTGGTAAACGGAACGATACAATACGTACAGAACTTATCACAGCCGTACATAATATTAACCCAGGCGCGCATTCCCTCCCGCTTTTTCGGAAGATTCTCAATGATGTCGCCTTCCTTGGACCAGACTTCTACCACTAGCTCCTTACTGAACAGCGATTCCTTGATAATCTGCGGCAGCCGGTGAATATTATGTGTCCCGAAGATCATATCCACGAAACCGTGTTTGGCCATGATCCGGTTAACGACACCTTCCTCCTGCGACATACAGCCGCATACACCCAGCAGCAGGCCCGGCTTCTCCAGCTTCAGCGTTTTGAGATGGCCCAGCTCACCGAATACTTTATCCTCTGCATTCTCACGGATGGCACAGGTATTCAGCAGAATAATATCCGCATCATTCCGGTCTTCCACCGGCAGATAGCCCATTTGCTCCAGCATACCCTTCATCGTCTCGGTGTCATGCTCATTCATCTGGCAGCCGTAAGTGGCAATAGAATAATAGTGCTGTTTATGGCTGTTCATTTCACGGAACTGCTCCATAATCCGGACCGTTTCCGCATCATCAAATTGGATGACCTCAATCTCCTGCTTCCCTCTGCGCTTGCCTTCTTTATAGTCGGGATTGGAATTAATCTGTACCGTCCGGCCTTTGATTCTATAAGTGGTCTTGCCTTCTTCTTCACTGATGACTTTGGCATCAGAAAAATCAAAATATTTCGAGTAATCCTTCGAACCGCTCTTGCCGGATTTTAAGGCAGGTAGGTTATTCTCCATTGTCATATGTTCACGTCCTTTATGAATGAAGCATGATCAATAAAATCATCGCAAAATAATCTTGCTAATTAAAAATTATAGCATAAATAATGGAGCCTAATCCATCTGCCGTCTAGATGAGCCTCTACTTCCAGCCGGGAATTGAATCCGTATACAAATAAACCTCCCTACAGGAATCCGTAAGGAGGTTCTCATTAGAATTAATCAAGTTTATCTATCAACGGCGGAAGTACATACGCATATAGACTAGATCCAGCTTGGAATTTTTGACACAGATAAAAAACATCCTCATTTCTTGAAATCAACCCCCCATAAAATACACTTAGCCCAAGTTTAACAGTATAGCGTTACATTTACGTTACACTTTTCTACAATAATCAGCATATTATGATAAAATAACAACTTTTTTTCGCTATAATAACCATAAATAGACTATGCAGGCGTGCAGAGGAGTACAGAGATGGAGTTTTTTTGGGAAAATGGGTTTAAACTTAATTACGAGTATGCTCAAGCCAAGCTGCCAGGCCCCGAAACTGAGACACTTGTGCTTATTCACGGGATGGGGTTTGACCTCAGATGCTGGGACCGGATCATCCCCTATATGAAGGAAGATTATCATATCCTCAGATATGACTTCAGAGGACACGGATTAAGCGGGACTGGAGACATTGATCCAGCTATGCTGGCCTCCCTGTACACCGAACATTTGCATGCGCTTGTGCAGCATCTGGAGATTGGCCAGTTCCATATTCTCTCCCATGGAGCGGGGTGTATTATCGGGCTTTATTTCAGTAAAGCATATCCTGGGATGGTACGCAGCAATGTGTTGATCTCCCTTCCGCTCTTTAATTCAACCAATACGGCCTACAAATATGCGGATTACCGAAAAGATCTAATGAAGCATCAGTCCATGCGCACCTTAGCCGACCACGTGATACCGAATGTGACCCTTTTCCGTCAAGGCAGCCCGGAGATTGACAAGCTGTATGAGGCTTTTTCCAGAGTAACCTTTGATGTCTATGTTGAACTGCTGGATTTCTTTGCCGGAGCGCACAGCGATATTATGGAAATGTTCAAACAACACACAGGCCCTACCCTGCTGTTGACTGGTGAACGTGACCCCATGTATCCGCCATACCTATCCAGCCTGATTGCTTCAGCCAATCCCCATTGCCGTTTTATGACTATTTATAATTCGTCTAATATGTTGTTTTATGACCAGCCTGAGGAAACCTTCAAACAGATCAAGATGTTCTTCGCCAGTGAATGGAGCCACCGGGCACCTCTGGACCCTTTATTAATGGATTTGCATGCGGATTTCTTGGGAATGGTGGACACTGATCAGGAGCAGCAGGTCATTGCCTCCCGTTTAAAGGTCGTCCTGCTGAAGCCATTTCAAGTGTTTGTGGATGATTCGGAGATCCTCAGCGGCTGGGGCAGAAGAAGCGCCAAGGAGCTGCTCATCTATCTGCTGCTGAATCCTGCCGTAACGAGGGACCAGCTGTGTGAGGACCTGTGGAAAGATATGGAGACGGTCAAAGCCCGGATTCAGCTCCGGGTCTGCCTGAATCATCTGAAGCAGCTGCTGAACAATGATGAGACGAAGCTCATTTACAGCAGCAACCAGCAAATCTCGCTGCAGGCTCCGGTGAATTGTGATTTGCTGACGCTGCTGGACCTCACTAAACAAGCGCTTGAGGAGACAAATCCGGAACAGAAAGACAAGCGGATTCAGGAAATTTCCCGGCATATCCATGAAGATATGTTCCGCAATCTGAACCAGGAATGGAATTTGAATTTTAGAATGCGCCTGGAAATCCAGCTGAGTACACTGGTGTTTCATCAGGCGGATAGGCTGGCGGACCAGGGCAATTACACAGGCGCTATCGCCTGCCTGAAATATGTATTATTGTTCAATCCCGAAGATTATGATGCCTACGAGCGGATTGCCCATCTCTGTGAGCAGAACAATCAGAAGCATGAGGCTAGAAAATGGCGCGCAAAAGTCGAGCAGCTGCAGCCTGCAAAAGGACAAACCATGCTATAGAACACGGCTGCACCTTTAACTCTTGGTTAAATATACAGCGGCATTATTACCTCCGTAACCATGAGAAGTGATAAGCACTTTTGCGGAGGGTTTCAACAGGTTCTCCGTAATTAGCGGCAGATGCTCAAACCCCCATTGATCGGTGCGGATTGTACGGGGGACAAACTGATGCTGAAATCCAAGCAGCGAAGCAATGATCTGCGCCAGTCCGCTTGCGCTAAACGGATGGCCGATCAGTCCTTTGATTGAGGTTAAGGGAACACCGTGCCCAAAGAGATCCCGCGAGACAAGTTCTTCGATACTGTCATTGGCGGCATACCCCATCGCCTGGCTGTTATAATAATCCGGGATTCTTTGCCCCAGCACTCTGCTCACAGCTTGCTTCATGCTGCTGCCTGTCCGATCATGCCCATTGATGGATTCAGTGTCATTATTCGTTACTACGGCATCTATATATCCGTAAATAGTTGCCTTACGGGCCAATGCATGTTCTTCCGTCTCCAGAATCAGGCTTGCCGCTCCTTCCGATAACAGGAAGCCTTTGCTTCTTTTGCTAAAGGGAGAACCTGCATATTCTGTCTGCTGATTAAACGGCAGAGCTCTGATCTTGCCGAATCCAAATACGGTTACTTTGTTATTGCTGCTGTCCGCCGCACCGACTATAGCGGTATTGATCTTGCCGTTCTGCAAATACATCATTGCATCCTCCACAGCCTCCACTCCGGCGGTGCAGCCCGTGGTCACCGTTTTGGTTATCCCCTTCAAGTGAAAAAAACTGGAGACCGAAGCAGCGAGACTATGATAATGCACCAGTCCGCAGCAATAGACCGGCATATCTCTGAAATGATCTGCCGATGAAATCCGGACCATTTCTTCCAGCGGCGTGGTTCCTCCCATTGTTGTCCCCATAAATATACCAGTTGAAGTCCCGTTGTCCTCCAAATCCAGATCTGCCATCTCAAGTGCTTCCGAGGTTGTACTGATAGCCAGTTTGGCGATCCTGGGTAATGCCCTGTAGTCCCTGCCCTCCAGTTCTCCAAGTCCCTTTACAATCTCGCCGATCAGTAAATCCTCCCGGTTTGGGGTAATTTCGTTTCTTAATGAAAACTTATACTCTCCGCTGATCAGATGATGAAGCAATTCTTCGTTATTCTCGCCATTCGGAACCTTCACTCCGAAACCGGTAATCACTATACGCTTGCTCATCATTATCATCCTTTTCGTTTTAATTATTTAGATGACACAAAGAGGCTTCCCCCTGCATGCGTGTTTTGGCTTCAGCTTGCCAAAACTCACCACTTGGTGAAAGCCCTCTTTGTAAGAAAGTATAGTTATTAGCTTTAGATGAAATTTGACTTAGCTCAACGTCCGGGTTGCCTCTGAGGTAAACGGAATAATCTCATCTGTCCGTCCGCTCTGCACTTTGGCCGGCCAGGCAGGATCGCTGATCAGTGCTCTGCCCACAGCAACCAGATCGAATTCCGCCTTTTCCAGTCTTTCTAGCAGACGGTCAATGTTATCTTCCTCATTCTGTTCGGTCACTCTACCCGTAAATTCACTGTTCAGTCCCACTGACCCTACAGTAATTGTTGGCTTGCCGGTAATTTTCTTGGTCCAGCCGGCCAGATTCAGCTCGGAGCCTTCAAATTCCGGCAGCCAGAAGCGGCGGGTAGAGCAGTGGAAAATATCAACGCCGGCATTGCTGAGCGGCGTAAGGAACCGGGCCAGCTCTTCAGGAGTCTGGGCCAGCTTGGCCGAATAATCTCCGCTCTTCCACTGCGAGAAGCGCAGCACAATCGGGAAATCGGGGCCGACTGCTCGGCGGCAGGCGTCAATGACCTCGACGGCAAAGGTAGTCCGGGCTTCCAGATCACCGCCGTACTCATCGGTACGCTTATTGGTTTTCTCCCAGAAGAACTGGTCGATTAGATAACCATGGGCACCATGCAGCTCAATTCCATCGAAGCCAATCCTTTTGGCATCCGCCGCAGCCTGGGCAAACGCAGCAACAATCCCGTCAATTTCCTGCTGTGTCATCGGCTCTGTCACCTGTTCACCGGCCAGGTTCAGCCCGGATGGGCCAATCGGCAGCGCTTCAGCGTTCGGGAGCTCCCCAATGGAGCGGGCCATGCCGACATGCCAGAGCTGCGGAATGATTTTGCCGCCGGCTGCATGTACTTCTGCCACCACATTCGCCCAACCTGCAAGAGCAGCTTCACCATGAAAATTCGGAATGTTCTGATGGCTGACTGCCGAAGGATGGTTGATAGCTGTCCCTTCGGTGATGATCAGTCCCACCCCACCCTCCGCACGTCTGCGGTAATAAGCGGCTACATCACTACCCGGTACCCCATCCGGTGAAAAGACGCGGGTCATCGGGGCCATAACAATTCTATTGGCGAGCGAAAGTGAGCCTGCCTGAAAGGGAGTAAACAATAAATCTGTATTCATGTCGCACCTCCATTAAATAATATAATTACTTTAAGTAAGCATATTATGACGCTTATCAGGAACAAAAGCAAATTGGAGGTACCGCAGGTTCCAACGCAGTTCAATAACCTCGAAAACCGGACAACGCAGTTGAACTGCCGACGTCCGGTTCTCATTCCAAAGCTATATAATTGAAGAAAAAATTCTACAAATCGAGGATGCCCGCTTTTGGTGTTACACGGAACGCAGCAGCCAGATCGGCCAGCTGACGGTCGGTAATCTTCTGTTTGATCTCTCTGCCGCCAATTAAATTGTAGACAATCGCCGCTTTTTCAATCGTTTCTACAAGGCCAAAGGTGGCATCCATAGTGGCACCCGTAACGAAGATTCCGTGCTGCGGCCAGACAACCACGCGGTAGTCCTTCATCTTGTCGGCTGTGGCACGGCCGATTTCACTGCTTCCCGGAACAATCCAAGGAATAACGCCAATCCCGTCAGGGAATACAACCAGGCATTCCGTACACATTTCCCAAAGGGTTTTGGTGAATTTCAATTCATCCAGATCATGGGTAAACGTCATGGCGATTACATTGGTTGCATGGGTATGCAGCACAATGCGGTGCGTCGGATCAACCTTCAAACGTTCGATGTGGCTCATGAAATGGGAAGCCAGCTCACTTGTCGGCACAGCACCGTTGCGCAGTCCCCACAGTACTTCAACGCTCTCTCCGCTCTCCGATACACGCAGTACCCCAAGGTTCGCTTCCGGATCTTTAATCACATTGCGGAAATATTTACCGGAGCCAGTAACGATAAAGTATTTGCCGGCCAGCTCAGTAACCGGGAAGGTAAGCTGAATCGTACGCAGTGACTCGCGGATATTGATATATTTGGCAACTTCCTCTTCGTCCAGCAGATAGCTGATGTTGCCGCCGTTCAACTCATCCCAGCCCAGAGACCACATATGGTGGGTAATTTCCGACATCTCCTGAATAAAAGGGGCTTCGGTACCGGCAATATAGCCTTTGGATTCAATCACAGACGTGCTCATATGTTTTCTCTCCTTTAGAAGCATGATTTTTCATATTGGGTTTAGCCGTGACTACAGAGAATGTTTGGACTTCCGGCCGCTGTTAGGTTTGGATTTCCCGATTTAACCGCTGTTCGCGGTAGAAATCCAAACCTAAAGGCAGACGCATTCGCTCCTACAGTTCCGAAATTCCCCTTTGCAACTCTTCCCTTTATGATTATTTTTAGTTCAACTTCTATTACGTTAAAAGAACACCTTATCTTGCCGACAGTACTTCCTGCTCATAAGCCTTCACATCAGCCAGCCAGCCTTCGCGTACCGGTGTGTTCTGTGAAGCACAATAGTAATCCCAGACCGCTCCAAACGGATAGGATTTGAATTCCTCGACAAGTGCAAGGCGTGAAGTATAGTCTCCGGCCAGTTCAATCGCTTTAAGTTCAGCAATTGGCTCCAGCATGGCACGCAGCAGCGCCTTGATGGTGTTACGTGTGCCGATTACCCAGGCTGCGATATGATTGATGCTGCCGTCGAAGAAGTCCAGTCCGATATTCGTGCGCGGCAGCAGGTCTCCGCGGACCAGCTCACGGGCGATTTCCAGCAGCTCATCATCCATCGTAACAACATGGTCGCTGTCCCAGCGGACCGGTCTGCTGACATGCAGGAGCAATTGTTCGCTGAACATCAGGATCGAAGATAGCTTGTTAGAGATCACTTCGGTCGGATGGAAATGCCCGGCATCGAGACAGATCGCTTTTCCGCGGGTCAGCCCGTAGCCCATATAAAATTCATGCGATCCGACAACATAGCTCTCAGAGCCGATGCCGAACAGCTTGCTTTCCACTGCATCGATATTGTACTGCGGGTCAATGACTTCGCTGAACACTTCATCCAGCGAATCCTTGAGGCGTGCGCGCGGCGCCAGACGGTCGACCGGCGTATCCTTATAACCGTCCGGTACCCAAAAGTTAGTCACACAAGGCTGTCCCAGCTCACGGCCGAAGTATTCGGCGATTTTGCGGGAAGCTTTGCAGTGCTTGATCCAGAAGCTGCGGATTTCTTCGTCCGCATGGCTTAAGGTGAAACCGTCAGCAGCTTTGGGATGGGAGAAGCAGGTCGGGTTAAAATCAAGCCCCAGTCCCTGTCCCTTTGCCCAGTCCACCCATGGTGCAAAGTGACGCGGCTCCAGCTCATCCAGATCCACCTTCTCGTCGGTGTCCGCATAGATTGCATGCAGGTTCACTTTGTGTTTGCCCGGGATCAGCGACAAGGCCTTTTCTAAATCCTGGCGCAGCTCATCCGGCGTGCCGGCGCGGCCGGGGTAACTGCCGGTTACGGCGATACCGCCGCTCAGTTCCTTGTCTTTGAACAGAAACCCGCGGACATCATCGCCCTGCCAGCAGTGTAGGGAAATCTTAATTTGCGCGAGCTTTTCCAATACCTCGTCTACGTTAATACCGTGCGCGGCATAAAGCTT encodes:
- a CDS encoding alpha/beta fold hydrolase, producing the protein MEFFWENGFKLNYEYAQAKLPGPETETLVLIHGMGFDLRCWDRIIPYMKEDYHILRYDFRGHGLSGTGDIDPAMLASLYTEHLHALVQHLEIGQFHILSHGAGCIIGLYFSKAYPGMVRSNVLISLPLFNSTNTAYKYADYRKDLMKHQSMRTLADHVIPNVTLFRQGSPEIDKLYEAFSRVTFDVYVELLDFFAGAHSDIMEMFKQHTGPTLLLTGERDPMYPPYLSSLIASANPHCRFMTIYNSSNMLFYDQPEETFKQIKMFFASEWSHRAPLDPLLMDLHADFLGMVDTDQEQQVIASRLKVVLLKPFQVFVDDSEILSGWGRRSAKELLIYLLLNPAVTRDQLCEDLWKDMETVKARIQLRVCLNHLKQLLNNDETKLIYSSNQQISLQAPVNCDLLTLLDLTKQALEETNPEQKDKRIQEISRHIHEDMFRNLNQEWNLNFRMRLEIQLSTLVFHQADRLADQGNYTGAIACLKYVLLFNPEDYDAYERIAHLCEQNNQKHEARKWRAKVEQLQPAKGQTML
- a CDS encoding beta-ketoacyl synthase N-terminal-like domain-containing protein, encoding MSKRIVITGFGVKVPNGENNEELLHHLISGEYKFSLRNEITPNREDLLIGEIVKGLGELEGRDYRALPRIAKLAISTTSEALEMADLDLEDNGTSTGIFMGTTMGGTTPLEEMVRISSADHFRDMPVYCCGLVHYHSLAASVSSFFHLKGITKTVTTGCTAGVEAVEDAMMYLQNGKINTAIVGAADSSNNKVTVFGFGKIRALPFNQQTEYAGSPFSKRSKGFLLSEGAASLILETEEHALARKATIYGYIDAVVTNNDTESINGHDRTGSSMKQAVSRVLGQRIPDYYNSQAMGYAANDSIEELVSRDLFGHGVPLTSIKGLIGHPFSASGLAQIIASLLGFQHQFVPRTIRTDQWGFEHLPLITENLLKPSAKVLITSHGYGGNNAAVYLTKS
- the rhaD gene encoding rhamnulose-1-phosphate aldolase; this encodes MSTSVIESKGYIAGTEAPFIQEMSEITHHMWSLGWDELNGGNISYLLDEEEVAKYINIRESLRTIQLTFPVTELAGKYFIVTGSGKYFRNVIKDPEANLGVLRVSESGESVEVLWGLRNGAVPTSELASHFMSHIERLKVDPTHRIVLHTHATNVIAMTFTHDLDELKFTKTLWEMCTECLVVFPDGIGVIPWIVPGSSEIGRATADKMKDYRVVVWPQHGIFVTGATMDATFGLVETIEKAAIVYNLIGGREIKQKITDRQLADLAAAFRVTPKAGILDL
- the rhaA gene encoding L-rhamnose isomerase, with protein sequence MDQSIINSYNEAKKLYAAHGINVDEVLEKLAQIKISLHCWQGDDVRGFLFKDKELSGGIAVTGSYPGRAGTPDELRQDLEKALSLIPGKHKVNLHAIYADTDEKVDLDELEPRHFAPWVDWAKGQGLGLDFNPTCFSHPKAADGFTLSHADEEIRSFWIKHCKASRKIAEYFGRELGQPCVTNFWVPDGYKDTPVDRLAPRARLKDSLDEVFSEVIDPQYNIDAVESKLFGIGSESYVVGSHEFYMGYGLTRGKAICLDAGHFHPTEVISNKLSSILMFSEQLLLHVSRPVRWDSDHVVTMDDELLEIARELVRGDLLPRTNIGLDFFDGSINHIAAWVIGTRNTIKALLRAMLEPIAELKAIELAGDYTSRLALVEEFKSYPFGAVWDYYCASQNTPVREGWLADVKAYEQEVLSAR
- a CDS encoding NADH:flavin oxidoreductase, which gives rise to MNTDLLFTPFQAGSLSLANRIVMAPMTRVFSPDGVPGSDVAAYYRRRAEGGVGLIITEGTAINHPSAVSHQNIPNFHGEAALAGWANVVAEVHAAGGKIIPQLWHVGMARSIGELPNAEALPIGPSGLNLAGEQVTEPMTQQEIDGIVAAFAQAAADAKRIGFDGIELHGAHGYLIDQFFWEKTNKRTDEYGGDLEARTTFAVEVIDACRRAVGPDFPIVLRFSQWKSGDYSAKLAQTPEELARFLTPLSNAGVDIFHCSTRRFWLPEFEGSELNLAGWTKKITGKPTITVGSVGLNSEFTGRVTEQNEEDNIDRLLERLEKAEFDLVAVGRALISDPAWPAKVQSGRTDEIIPFTSEATRTLS
- the miaB gene encoding tRNA (N6-isopentenyl adenosine(37)-C2)-methylthiotransferase MiaB, producing the protein MTMENNLPALKSGKSGSKDYSKYFDFSDAKVISEEEGKTTYRIKGRTVQINSNPDYKEGKRRGKQEIEVIQFDDAETVRIMEQFREMNSHKQHYYSIATYGCQMNEHDTETMKGMLEQMGYLPVEDRNDADIILLNTCAIRENAEDKVFGELGHLKTLKLEKPGLLLGVCGCMSQEEGVVNRIMAKHGFVDMIFGTHNIHRLPQIIKESLFSKELVVEVWSKEGDIIENLPKKREGMRAWVNIMYGCDKFCTYCIVPFTRGKERSRRPEDVIAEVRELARLGFKEVTLLGQNVNAYGKDFTDIDYTFGDLMDDMRLIDIPRIRFMTSHPRDFDDRLIEVLGKGGNLTEHIHLPVQSGSTAVLKKMSRKYTREAYLDLVRKIKTSVPNAVLTTDIIVGFPGETEEQFEETLSLVREVGYDMAYTFIYSPREGTPAAAMEDNVPQEVKNGRLKRLNDLIKEQSRVSNDRMLGELVEVLVEGESKNNAHVLSGRSRTNKLVHFEGPRELIGSFVQVRITDTKTWYIKGDYVAEAAAAVL